From Anaerotignum faecicola, the proteins below share one genomic window:
- a CDS encoding argininosuccinate synthase produces MSKEKIVLAYSGGLDTTVIIPWLKENYNDAEVIAVCGNVGQGKETDGLEERALKTGASKLYIEDITEEFITDAIFPCVKANAVYEGKYLLGTSMARPIIAKRLVEIARKEGATAICHGATGKGNDQVRFELTVKALAPDLKIIAPWRLDTWKMQSREDEVKYLEERGIEAPVKKGDSYSRDRNIWHLSHEGLELEDPANEPNYDHILQLGVSPEKAPDKPEYVTLTFEKGICTKLNGEEAGPVELLTKLNEIGGKNGIGIQDICENRVVGMKSRGVYETPGGSILYYAHRELEYLTLDKQTQAWNEICSTKFTELVYSGEWFTPLREALSAYFDSVNETVTGEVRLKLYKGNIIPAGSTSPYSLYNESIASFTTGELYNHKDADGFINLFGLPLKVRAMMKQANENK; encoded by the coding sequence ATGTCAAAAGAAAAAATTGTCCTTGCCTATTCAGGCGGTTTGGACACAACAGTTATAATCCCATGGCTTAAAGAAAATTATAACGATGCAGAAGTTATAGCCGTATGCGGCAATGTCGGCCAAGGCAAGGAAACGGATGGCCTTGAGGAAAGGGCGCTCAAAACCGGCGCAAGCAAACTTTATATTGAAGATATTACGGAAGAATTTATTACCGACGCTATTTTCCCATGCGTTAAGGCAAACGCCGTTTATGAAGGCAAATATCTTCTCGGCACTTCAATGGCAAGGCCTATAATTGCAAAAAGGCTTGTGGAAATCGCCCGCAAAGAAGGCGCTACGGCTATCTGCCACGGCGCTACGGGCAAAGGCAACGATCAAGTCCGTTTTGAACTTACGGTTAAAGCGCTCGCTCCCGATCTTAAGATAATCGCCCCATGGAGGCTTGACACCTGGAAAATGCAGTCACGCGAGGACGAGGTTAAATATCTTGAAGAAAGAGGCATTGAAGCCCCTGTCAAAAAAGGCGACAGCTACAGCCGCGACCGTAATATCTGGCATTTGAGCCACGAAGGGCTTGAACTTGAAGATCCTGCAAACGAGCCGAATTACGACCATATCCTTCAGCTCGGCGTTTCTCCCGAAAAGGCTCCGGATAAGCCTGAATATGTAACGCTTACGTTTGAAAAAGGTATCTGCACAAAACTTAACGGCGAGGAAGCAGGCCCTGTTGAGCTTCTTACAAAGCTTAATGAAATAGGCGGCAAAAACGGCATCGGCATACAGGATATCTGCGAAAACCGTGTCGTAGGCATGAAATCCCGCGGAGTATACGAAACGCCCGGCGGCTCAATACTTTACTATGCCCACAGGGAACTTGAATACCTCACCCTTGACAAACAAACTCAAGCTTGGAACGAAATATGCTCTACAAAATTTACAGAACTTGTATACAGCGGAGAATGGTTTACGCCGCTTCGCGAAGCGCTTTCGGCATATTTTGATTCGGTTAACGAAACTGTTACGGGAGAAGTTAGGCTTAAACTTTACAAGGGCAATATTATCCCGGCCGGATCGACAAGCCCATATTCGCTTTACAACGAGTCTATTGCAAGCTTTACAACGGGCGAGCTTTATAATCATAAGGACGCCGACGGATTTATCAACCTCTTCGGCCTTCCTCTTAAAGTGCGCGCAATGATGAAACAGGCGAACGAAAATAAATAA
- the argH gene encoding argininosuccinate lyase, which translates to MSKLWGGRFTGETDSFTDHFHSSISFDRRMYKEDITGSIAHSAMLGAQGIISESDAELIGRTLKEILEDIENGKIEFDEKAEDIHMNIETILIERIGDVGKRLHTGRSRNDQVALDIRMYIKKEITAIQSLITELCKSLNNTAKENTDTIMPGYTHLQRAQPITFAHHVLAYVEMFKRDYERLSDTYKRTNIMPLGSGALAATTYPLDREMVAKALGFDSITLNSLDGVSDRDFCIELLNALSILMMHLSRFCEEIILWSSHEFKFIELDDAYSTGSSIMPQKKNPDMAELIRGKTGRVYGYLIGLLTTMKGLPLAYNKDMQEDKEGVFAAIDTVKMCLPVFTNMVKTIKVRKNNMYEAAKGGFTNATDAADWLVKQGVPFRDAHAIIGKLVLYCINNDTNLDDLSIEEYKKISPVFDESVYDAIKVEKCVEARNVPGGPSKEYIEKLILINEKYFASL; encoded by the coding sequence ATGAGCAAGTTATGGGGCGGAAGGTTCACAGGGGAAACTGACAGTTTTACGGACCATTTCCATTCTTCCATTTCATTTGACAGGCGCATGTATAAAGAAGATATAACAGGCAGCATCGCTCATTCCGCAATGCTCGGAGCGCAGGGCATTATATCCGAAAGCGACGCCGAACTTATAGGCAGGACATTAAAAGAAATACTTGAAGATATTGAAAACGGCAAAATAGAATTCGATGAAAAGGCCGAAGATATTCACATGAATATAGAAACAATACTTATAGAGCGTATAGGCGACGTCGGAAAGCGGCTTCACACAGGACGCAGCAGGAACGATCAAGTTGCCCTTGATATACGAATGTATATTAAAAAAGAAATTACGGCAATACAGTCCCTTATAACAGAACTGTGCAAATCCCTTAACAATACCGCAAAAGAAAACACTGATACAATAATGCCCGGATATACTCACCTTCAAAGGGCGCAGCCAATCACTTTTGCGCATCATGTCCTCGCTTATGTTGAAATGTTTAAACGCGACTATGAAAGGCTTTCCGATACTTACAAACGCACAAACATTATGCCTCTCGGAAGCGGCGCGCTTGCAGCGACGACATATCCGTTGGATCGTGAAATGGTTGCGAAAGCCCTCGGTTTTGACAGCATAACGCTCAACAGCCTCGACGGTGTAAGCGACAGGGATTTCTGCATAGAGCTTTTAAATGCACTTTCAATTCTTATGATGCATTTAAGCCGTTTTTGCGAAGAAATTATATTGTGGAGCAGTCATGAATTTAAATTTATAGAACTTGACGACGCCTACTCAACAGGCTCAAGTATTATGCCGCAGAAAAAAAACCCGGATATGGCAGAACTTATAAGAGGCAAAACAGGCCGCGTATACGGCTATCTAATCGGCCTTTTAACAACTATGAAAGGGCTCCCTCTTGCGTACAATAAAGATATGCAGGAAGATAAAGAAGGCGTATTTGCAGCTATAGACACCGTAAAAATGTGTCTGCCCGTATTTACAAATATGGTCAAAACCATTAAGGTAAGAAAAAACAATATGTATGAAGCCGCGAAAGGCGGTTTTACAAATGCAACCGACGCCGCCGACTGGCTTGTCAAACAGGGAGTTCCTTTCCGCGACGCTCATGCGATTATAGGAAAACTTGTGCTTTACTGCATAAATAACGATACAAACCTTGACGACCTTTCCATCGAAGAGTATAAAAAAATATCCCCGGTATTTGATGAAAGCGTTTACGACGCCATTAAAGTTGAGAAATGCGTCGAAGCAAGAAATGTCCCTGGCGGCCCTTCAAAAGAATATATCGAAAAATTAATACTTATAAATGAAAAATATTTTGCTTCTCTTTAA
- a CDS encoding GntR family transcriptional regulator — MGIYISLAEETAEKLKNMILAEEIYKPGEKLPNESNLASLLNVSRTSIREAVKILIAGNILEIKRGVGTFVKENPGLASNLFDMIYLNDKKQDLKDSLDLRLILEPAMIKATIDFATEEELESIFYYEKLCREACLSGEPYKELDTKFHKALATASHNKIFEQLTPLLHQSITIIHNSIKDKKIIDSFTENAVIYHKKITECIKERDYAGAELYSRIHVYNALKNINLI; from the coding sequence ATGGGAATTTATATTTCTCTTGCGGAAGAAACCGCTGAAAAACTGAAAAATATGATTTTGGCGGAAGAAATATATAAGCCGGGGGAAAAGCTTCCGAATGAAAGCAATCTCGCCTCTCTTCTTAATGTGAGCCGAACGTCTATCAGGGAAGCCGTAAAAATTCTAATTGCAGGCAACATACTTGAAATTAAAAGGGGAGTCGGAACATTTGTAAAAGAAAACCCCGGGTTGGCATCTAATTTATTCGATATGATATATCTTAACGACAAAAAACAGGATTTAAAAGACTCCCTTGATTTAAGGCTTATATTGGAGCCGGCCATGATTAAAGCAACTATTGATTTTGCGACTGAGGAAGAGCTTGAAAGCATTTTTTATTATGAAAAGCTATGCCGTGAAGCATGCCTTTCAGGAGAACCTTATAAAGAACTTGACACGAAATTCCATAAAGCTTTAGCTACTGCTTCGCATAATAAAATATTTGAACAGCTGACGCCGCTTTTGCACCAATCCATAACAATCATCCACAATTCAATAAAAGATAAAAAAATTATAGATTCCTTTACAGAAAATGCCGTTATTTACCACAAAAAGATAACAGAGTGCATAAAGGAAAGAGATTATGCAGGGGCGGAGCTGTATTCGCGTATTCATGTATATAATGCTTTGAAAAATATAAATTTGATATAG
- a CDS encoding DctP family TRAP transporter solute-binding subunit: protein MKKMVKIIALAVTCAITLSALAGCGGSSDGSTEGAQSEGSGGNVETEVLLASHPFNDTHPWQLGLEYLGDLLYERTGGRYDIEAYPSGSLSGGSNRSIVEMTGTGALHVMIHSGLSYQGFNEKFAVFSLPFMFPDKETGFEVLNNSEIGKEAMTWLEDSGCISFSICENGMRWLTNSKRPVETPEDLKGLKIRVPEANSLIDSFKLWGADPTILNMSEVYTAIQQGTVDGQENPVAAIDSNKLYEVCPYITDWTYCWDPAFIMWNKDLINGLSEEDKEIFIQASKEAAEYINKLITETDAEKVEAFKDAGCEIITLTPEQEAAFKEMALPVYDSYREILGADLVDGLIDEIEKASAK, encoded by the coding sequence ATGAAGAAAATGGTAAAAATTATCGCTCTCGCCGTTACATGCGCAATAACGCTTTCAGCGCTTGCAGGCTGCGGCGGTTCTTCCGACGGTTCGACGGAAGGCGCACAGTCTGAAGGTTCCGGCGGAAACGTTGAAACCGAGGTGCTTCTTGCCTCGCATCCGTTTAACGACACACATCCTTGGCAGCTTGGCCTTGAATATTTAGGCGATTTGCTCTACGAGAGAACAGGCGGCAGATATGATATTGAGGCATATCCTTCAGGCTCCCTTTCGGGCGGCAGCAACCGCTCTATTGTTGAAATGACAGGCACAGGAGCTTTGCATGTTATGATCCATTCCGGGCTCAGCTATCAAGGCTTTAATGAAAAATTTGCCGTATTCTCGCTCCCGTTTATGTTCCCTGACAAGGAAACCGGGTTTGAAGTGCTTAACAACAGTGAAATCGGCAAAGAGGCCATGACATGGCTTGAAGATTCAGGATGTATTTCTTTCTCAATATGCGAAAACGGCATGCGGTGGCTTACAAACTCAAAACGTCCCGTAGAAACCCCAGAAGATCTTAAAGGCTTAAAAATAAGGGTTCCCGAAGCAAATTCCCTTATAGACTCATTCAAACTTTGGGGGGCGGATCCTACAATCCTTAATATGTCAGAAGTTTACACAGCCATACAGCAGGGAACCGTAGACGGACAGGAAAACCCTGTTGCCGCCATAGATTCCAACAAGCTTTATGAAGTATGCCCATATATAACCGATTGGACTTATTGCTGGGATCCGGCGTTTATAATGTGGAACAAAGACCTTATTAACGGTTTATCCGAAGAAGACAAAGAAATATTCATTCAAGCGTCAAAAGAAGCGGCCGAATACATAAATAAACTTATTACAGAAACCGACGCTGAAAAAGTAGAAGCTTTCAAAGATGCAGGCTGTGAAATAATTACCCTTACGCCCGAACAGGAAGCCGCTTTCAAAGAAATGGCGCTGCCCGTATACGATTCATACAGGGAAATTTTAGGCGCCGACCTTGTAGACGGCCTTATAGACGAAATAGAAAAAGCATCCGCCAAATAA
- a CDS encoding TRAP transporter small permease — MKDNIFIKIFNHIEETLLSAAFIAMTLICFIQVITRYILHFSLPWSEEVLRALFVWSSCLGISIAFRTKSHMGVDAVVNLFPRKAKFALSIISYLIVIAFCVIMIYFSAGVTWKQIATQQTTIALRMPIAYVSISLVVGFSLTIIRIIQALIDDIKNRKDNEEMHISEGLL, encoded by the coding sequence ATGAAAGACAACATTTTTATAAAAATTTTTAACCATATTGAAGAGACTCTTTTGTCGGCAGCCTTTATAGCAATGACTCTTATATGCTTTATACAGGTAATAACAAGATACATTCTCCATTTTTCATTGCCATGGTCGGAGGAAGTTTTAAGGGCGTTATTCGTTTGGAGCTCATGCCTGGGCATAAGCATTGCATTCAGGACAAAAAGCCATATGGGCGTAGACGCCGTTGTAAACCTTTTCCCACGAAAAGCAAAGTTTGCGCTTTCAATTATATCATACCTTATAGTAATTGCATTTTGCGTTATAATGATTTACTTCTCGGCGGGCGTAACATGGAAACAAATTGCAACGCAGCAAACGACAATAGCTTTAAGGATGCCGATTGCTTACGTTTCCATATCCCTTGTAGTCGGTTTCTCCCTTACAATCATCAGGATTATACAGGCGCTTATCGACGATATAAAAAACAGGAAAGACAATGAAGAAATGCATATATCGGAAGGCTTATTATAA
- a CDS encoding TRAP transporter large permease: MSQMVPIILITFVIFLIMNVPIAVSLGFSALISILAVGKLPPSLVPQLVYAASDSYSLIAIPFFMLAGSLMETGGLSKRLIDFADEVVGSYSGGLGVVAIITSMFFAAISGSGPATVAALGGILIPAMIEAGYDKRYAAALMATAGSIGIIIPPSIPMIVYAVQAEVSVGNMFMGGFLPGILFGLILIALNYFISKKHGYRGVQKKRNLKTIWKAFKSAFFAILMPVIILGGIYGGIFTPTEAAGVSVVYGFVVGMFFYKELKIKEIPKMLTKAGIGSATVLFIIMGASAFSYVVVSQGVPAALAGWVASATSNKIIILLLINILLLIAGCFLDASSAIIVLVPLLLPITNSVGVNPLHFGIIMVVNLAIGLITPPVGLDLFVGCNIAKINISDIVKALLPLLAATLIALMLITYIPDISLILPRLFGASGV, encoded by the coding sequence ATGTCGCAAATGGTACCGATTATTTTAATAACTTTTGTTATTTTTCTTATTATGAACGTCCCTATTGCCGTAAGCCTCGGTTTTTCGGCTCTTATATCAATACTCGCCGTCGGAAAGCTGCCGCCTTCACTTGTGCCACAGCTTGTGTATGCCGCGTCGGACTCATATTCGCTTATTGCCATACCTTTTTTTATGCTTGCGGGCTCGCTTATGGAAACAGGCGGCCTTTCAAAAAGGCTTATAGACTTTGCAGATGAAGTCGTCGGTTCCTATTCAGGAGGCCTTGGCGTTGTGGCAATTATAACAAGTATGTTTTTTGCGGCAATATCAGGTTCCGGCCCCGCAACAGTCGCCGCCCTCGGCGGAATACTTATACCTGCCATGATAGAAGCCGGATATGATAAAAGATACGCCGCCGCCCTTATGGCAACCGCCGGATCGATAGGCATAATAATTCCCCCGTCAATACCTATGATTGTATATGCAGTGCAGGCAGAGGTTTCCGTAGGGAATATGTTTATGGGAGGATTCCTTCCCGGCATATTGTTCGGCCTTATTTTGATAGCCCTTAACTATTTCATTTCCAAAAAACACGGTTACAGGGGTGTACAGAAAAAAAGGAATTTAAAAACAATATGGAAAGCTTTTAAAAGCGCGTTTTTTGCAATACTCATGCCGGTTATCATATTAGGCGGCATTTACGGCGGAATATTCACCCCTACAGAAGCCGCCGGCGTATCTGTCGTTTATGGGTTTGTAGTCGGCATGTTTTTTTATAAAGAACTAAAAATTAAAGAAATTCCGAAAATGCTTACAAAAGCCGGAATAGGCTCTGCAACGGTACTTTTTATAATTATGGGCGCTTCCGCATTCTCATATGTAGTGGTAAGTCAGGGAGTCCCGGCCGCACTTGCCGGTTGGGTTGCTTCTGCAACAAGCAATAAAATAATAATACTCCTGCTTATCAACATACTGCTTCTTATTGCGGGCTGTTTCCTCGACGCAAGCTCCGCAATTATAGTGCTCGTTCCGCTTTTGCTGCCGATTACAAATTCAGTAGGCGTAAACCCGCTGCATTTCGGAATTATAATGGTCGTAAACTTAGCTATAGGCCTTATCACCCCTCCTGTAGGCCTGGATCTGTTCGTAGGCTGCAACATAGCCAAAATAAATATAAGCGATATAGTAAAAGCGCTCCTGCCACTTCTTGCAGCAACATTAATAGCCCTTATGCTTATCACATATATCCCCGATATATCGCTTATACTTCCAAGGCTTTTCGGCGCAAGCGGCGTTTAA
- a CDS encoding lactate racemase domain-containing protein — translation MSDRVISELLKDIKIPKMVKVHQKFARPKIDKEDIKKVISTQLENDKFASKIKPGMNICITCGSRGISNIPIIIKSIADFCKIQGANPFVVPAMGSHGGATAEGQLEILSSLGVTEESVGCPIKSSMETVVIGHTTIGDKRPEELEVRIDKNAYESDGIILCGRIKAHTAFRGEYESGLMKIMTIGLGKQQGAESCHKNGFKYMAELVPAFGRIIMKNAPILFGLAILENSFDETCRLVALTPDEIDSEEPKLLKESFNYLPRIYFDDCDVLITDEFGKNISGEGMDPNITGTFATPYATGGIKAQKRAVLRLTEETHGNAHGIGMADVISQKLYNKLNLEATYPNTITSTVLDFSKIPMIMANDREAIQLCIKSCNEIDKENVRIIRIKNTLEMEYIYVSEAMIDEVKSNPNLEIISELENLEFDSDGNLSI, via the coding sequence ATGTCCGACAGAGTTATATCCGAACTATTGAAAGATATAAAAATACCGAAAATGGTAAAAGTCCACCAAAAGTTCGCACGTCCCAAAATCGACAAAGAAGATATTAAAAAAGTAATATCCACTCAACTTGAAAATGATAAATTCGCTTCAAAAATAAAACCTGGAATGAATATATGCATAACCTGCGGCAGCAGAGGCATAAGCAATATTCCGATTATAATAAAATCCATCGCCGATTTCTGCAAAATCCAAGGCGCAAATCCCTTTGTGGTACCTGCCATGGGCAGTCATGGAGGAGCTACGGCAGAAGGCCAGCTTGAAATACTTTCCTCTCTCGGAGTTACTGAAGAAAGCGTAGGATGCCCGATAAAGTCGTCTATGGAAACCGTAGTTATAGGCCATACGACGATAGGCGACAAGCGACCCGAAGAATTGGAAGTTAGAATCGACAAGAACGCATATGAATCCGACGGCATCATACTTTGCGGTAGAATTAAAGCCCACACGGCTTTCAGGGGCGAATATGAAAGCGGCCTTATGAAAATTATGACAATAGGCCTGGGCAAACAGCAGGGCGCGGAAAGCTGCCATAAAAACGGATTTAAATATATGGCCGAACTTGTGCCTGCCTTCGGCAGAATAATTATGAAAAACGCCCCTATACTTTTCGGCCTGGCAATATTGGAAAACAGCTTTGACGAAACATGCCGGCTTGTCGCCCTTACTCCCGACGAAATAGACAGCGAGGAACCGAAACTTCTTAAAGAATCGTTTAACTATCTTCCGCGCATTTATTTTGACGACTGCGACGTGCTTATAACGGACGAATTCGGCAAAAATATAAGCGGCGAAGGAATGGATCCCAATATCACCGGCACATTTGCAACACCATACGCCACAGGAGGCATAAAAGCACAAAAAAGAGCCGTCCTTCGGTTAACGGAAGAAACTCATGGAAATGCCCACGGTATCGGAATGGCCGATGTTATAAGCCAAAAACTATATAATAAACTTAATTTGGAAGCCACATATCCCAATACTATAACTTCAACAGTGCTCGACTTTTCAAAAATCCCAATGATAATGGCCAACGACCGTGAAGCAATCCAGCTTTGCATAAAAAGCTGCAATGAGATTGACAAGGAAAATGTAAGAATTATACGGATAAAAAATACACTTGAAATGGAATATATATATGTTTCCGAAGCAATGATTGACGAAGTAAAATCAAATCCAAACCTCGAAATAATCTCAGAACTTGAAAACCTGGAATTCGACAGTGACGGAAACCTAAGCATTTAA
- a CDS encoding MarR family transcriptional regulator — MELKECINYLLTTAQHNVFQYLSIRLAKYDVTPSQYGVLSCLWGKSHATPKQIAETLCLETSTISGVLDRMQKKELIDRVINKEDRREVQVIITEKGRALQEPITEIIDSVNEEVLKDFTVEEVAQIKNALRRIASVDFT, encoded by the coding sequence ATGGAACTTAAAGAGTGTATAAATTATCTGCTTACAACGGCACAGCATAATGTTTTCCAATACCTGAGCATTAGGCTTGCAAAATACGATGTAACGCCTTCCCAGTATGGCGTTTTAAGCTGCCTTTGGGGAAAAAGCCATGCAACCCCAAAACAAATAGCTGAAACTTTATGCCTTGAAACTTCTACTATTTCAGGCGTGCTTGACAGGATGCAGAAAAAAGAACTTATCGACAGGGTAATCAATAAAGAGGATCGCCGGGAAGTTCAGGTTATTATAACAGAAAAAGGCCGCGCTCTTCAGGAGCCTATTACTGAAATTATAGATTCTGTTAACGAAGAGGTTTTGAAGGATTTTACTGTTGAGGAAGTTGCTCAAATCAAAAATGCCTTAAGAAGGATTGCTTCTGTGGACTTTACATAA
- a CDS encoding YihY/virulence factor BrkB family protein encodes MVIEKTVFFIREIIKRYFKDKVGDSAAALTYYFIFSFFPIVIMGSTLLGYADISTAELSNMLSGILPKDVIKIVNQYIIYVTLYKSKNLLMVSIFFTVYFPLRAMSKIMSEINMAYQAESKRPLFGRILLIIVFAMFFAAVFLSSVVMLVVGRRILMYVSEFVNISEEFIDFWVPARFFALAFISFAVITMLYWIAPECKIKLREAVPGAAAAVLGLIFVSWIFSYYVENIGSYSIVFGSIGAIIVLLLWIYLMVTIIIMGAEVNSVLKIIKERNF; translated from the coding sequence ATGGTCATAGAAAAAACTGTGTTTTTTATAAGGGAAATTATAAAAAGATACTTTAAGGATAAGGTGGGCGACAGCGCGGCCGCCTTGACATATTATTTTATTTTTTCTTTTTTTCCTATTGTAATTATGGGAAGCACACTTCTCGGATATGCGGATATTTCCACGGCCGAACTGTCAAATATGCTAAGCGGCATACTTCCTAAGGATGTTATAAAAATCGTAAATCAATACATTATTTATGTAACTCTTTATAAAAGCAAAAATCTGCTTATGGTAAGTATATTTTTCACGGTATATTTTCCGTTAAGGGCAATGTCAAAAATTATGAGCGAGATAAATATGGCTTATCAAGCTGAAAGCAAAAGACCGCTTTTTGGGAGAATTTTGCTTATAATTGTGTTCGCTATGTTTTTTGCGGCAGTATTTTTATCTTCCGTTGTAATGCTTGTAGTAGGGCGAAGGATACTGATGTATGTTTCCGAGTTTGTAAACATTTCCGAAGAATTTATTGATTTTTGGGTTCCGGCGCGATTTTTTGCTTTGGCGTTTATTTCCTTTGCCGTTATAACAATGCTTTATTGGATTGCGCCGGAGTGCAAAATCAAATTGAGGGAAGCGGTGCCCGGAGCGGCGGCGGCCGTTTTGGGGCTGATTTTTGTTTCATGGATTTTTTCTTATTATGTTGAAAACATAGGAAGCTACAGTATAGTTTTTGGATCGATTGGCGCAATTATTGTATTGCTGCTGTGGATTTACCTGATGGTTACCATAATTATTATGGGCGCCGAGGTTAACAGCGTATTAAAAATAATAAAGGAAAGAAATTTTTGA
- a CDS encoding ornithine cyclodeaminase family protein translates to MKTLLLKKEDIEKIVSMKDAIDAVEEGYRAFCSGQVIQPEYIAMPFDAPRGELDFKAGYYSGNEIISLKASSGGYINNPSSYGLPAGMNTVLLWDARNCALLCIMEGSYITGYRTGAAGAVSVKYLARKNSEIVTSIGTGNQARNQIRAVSHIIKIKEIHAFDAFADSMEKFKKDIEGELGIPVILEKTSRAAAEKADILITTTRGKGPVIDASWVKPGTHIVAIGTDMRGKQEFDPEIFRGAKIINDSIEQCVKKGETWHPIDKGIIKKEDIYAEIGEIVIGSKQGRTNDEEITIFDSTGMAIQDNMQAYKLYKSALDKGIGTEFEFFK, encoded by the coding sequence ATGAAAACATTGCTGTTGAAAAAGGAAGATATAGAAAAAATTGTAAGTATGAAAGACGCCATAGACGCGGTAGAGGAAGGGTACAGGGCTTTTTGCAGCGGACAGGTTATACAGCCGGAATATATAGCTATGCCGTTTGACGCTCCGAGGGGAGAACTTGATTTTAAGGCCGGTTATTATTCGGGAAATGAAATAATTTCTTTAAAAGCTTCTTCGGGAGGATACATAAACAACCCGTCAAGTTATGGTCTTCCGGCGGGGATGAATACCGTTCTTCTTTGGGACGCAAGAAATTGCGCGCTTCTGTGTATTATGGAGGGCAGCTATATAACAGGATATAGAACGGGGGCGGCCGGGGCTGTGTCGGTGAAATATCTTGCCAGAAAAAATTCTGAAATTGTAACGTCGATAGGTACGGGAAATCAGGCGAGGAACCAGATCAGGGCTGTCAGCCATATAATTAAAATTAAAGAAATACATGCTTTTGACGCTTTTGCGGATTCGATGGAAAAATTTAAGAAGGATATTGAAGGTGAACTCGGAATACCTGTAATACTTGAAAAAACAAGCCGGGCGGCCGCCGAAAAGGCCGATATACTTATTACTACAACAAGAGGCAAAGGGCCGGTTATAGATGCGTCATGGGTAAAGCCGGGTACGCATATAGTTGCAATCGGCACTGACATGAGGGGAAAACAGGAATTTGATCCGGAAATATTCAGGGGCGCCAAAATTATAAACGATTCTATAGAACAGTGTGTCAAAAAAGGCGAAACATGGCATCCTATTGACAAAGGAATAATTAAAAAAGAAGATATTTATGCAGAAATCGGCGAGATTGTTATAGGTAGCAAGCAGGGAAGAACAAATGATGAGGAAATAACCATATTTGATTCTACCGGTATGGCTATACAGGATAATATGCAGGCTTACAAGCTCTATAAATCGGCATTGGATAAAGGCATCGGCACTGAGTTTGAATTTTTTAAATAA
- a CDS encoding pyridoxal-phosphate dependent enzyme — protein MVNLEDIKCAAKRIANYVHRTPILHSDSISKMAGTDIYFKCENLQKTGSFKARGAFNRLLMLTDEEKARGVVCYSSGNHAQAVSYAASVLGIKAWVFMPETAVAAKAAACRGYGAKVILYGKTGADAYPKAIECMKEKNLVYIDPVEDYGIMSGQGTAGLEITEDLPDADAVYVPVGGGGLITGVSAAVKSVLPGVKVIGVEPENMNCVGASFAAEKITKIERKYSIADGLAGDSPGEKAFEGVIKNVDEMITVSDDEIEKALTLIIYRTKMFIEPSAAVALAGLMSGRAFKGRKNVCLLSGGNADLKIMADIFAKNAVN, from the coding sequence TTGGAAGATATTAAATGCGCCGCGAAAAGAATTGCAAATTATGTGCACAGAACTCCGATTCTACATTCAGACAGTATAAGCAAAATGGCGGGAACAGATATATACTTTAAATGTGAAAATTTGCAGAAAACCGGTTCTTTTAAAGCGCGGGGGGCGTTTAACAGGCTTCTCATGCTGACTGATGAAGAAAAAGCAAGGGGAGTGGTTTGTTATTCATCGGGAAACCATGCGCAGGCCGTAAGCTATGCCGCTTCCGTATTAGGCATAAAAGCATGGGTATTTATGCCGGAAACAGCGGTTGCGGCCAAGGCGGCGGCGTGCAGGGGATACGGAGCCAAGGTTATCCTTTATGGAAAGACAGGAGCCGACGCTTATCCAAAAGCAATAGAATGTATGAAAGAAAAAAATCTTGTGTATATAGACCCTGTTGAGGATTACGGAATAATGTCGGGACAGGGAACGGCAGGCCTTGAAATAACCGAAGATTTGCCGGATGCAGACGCAGTTTATGTGCCTGTCGGCGGAGGCGGGCTTATAACAGGAGTTTCGGCCGCCGTAAAGTCCGTTTTACCCGGCGTAAAAGTTATCGGCGTCGAGCCTGAAAATATGAATTGCGTAGGCGCTTCGTTTGCAGCTGAAAAAATAACTAAAATTGAAAGGAAATATTCTATTGCCGACGGACTGGCAGGGGATTCTCCCGGTGAAAAGGCTTTTGAGGGCGTAATTAAAAACGTTGATGAAATGATTACCGTTTCGGATGATGAGATTGAAAAGGCCCTTACGCTTATTATTTACCGTACGAAAATGTTTATAGAGCCGTCGGCGGCGGTTGCGCTTGCAGGATTAATGAGCGGCCGCGCATTTAAAGGAAGAAAAAACGTATGCCTCCTTTCCGGAGGAAACGCGGATTTAAAAATTATGGCTGATATATTTGCAAAAAATGCAGTGAACTGA